Proteins encoded in a region of the Solanum dulcamara chromosome 9, daSolDulc1.2, whole genome shotgun sequence genome:
- the LOC129903233 gene encoding protein PHOSPHATE-INDUCED 1-like, with the protein MGSFDFSKTPYPLLVLVFLCLLQLTYGTRNLFSLYQPPPMSLTYHNGDLLPPMSLTYHNGDLLESELKISILWYGKFSPAQKSIIVDFLRSLNAFNKIVSRKTPTVTKWWQIIQTYLTKAGKKETRLVLSNQFTDENCSIGKTLKKSQISELAHSKKGELILVLTAQDVAVEGFCMGNCGYHRSDQGKRSVFIWVGNSATQCPGQCAWPFHQPIYGPQSDPLGAPNGDVGVDGMVVNIASLLAGVVTNPYWDGYYQGPAEAPLEAASACAGLYGKGAYPGYAGELLVDSITGASFNAHGTNGRKYLLPGLFDPNKSACSTIV; encoded by the coding sequence ATGGGGTCCTTTGATTTTTCCAAAACACCTTATCCACTTCTTGTTCTTGTTTTTCTCTGCTTGCTCCAACTTACTTATGGAACAAGAAACTTGTTTTCACTATATCAGCCACCTCCAATGAGTCTTACGTACCATAATGGTGATTTATTACCTCCAATGAGTCTTACGTACCATAATGGTGATTTATTAGAAAGTGAGCTAAAAATATCCATTCTATGGTACGGAAAATTTTCACCTGCCCAAAAATCTattattgttgattttcttCGATCTTTAAATGCTTTTAATAAAATCGTGTCACGTAAAACACCCACGGTTACAAAGTGGTGGCAAATTATTCAAACCTACTTGACAAAAGCGGGTAAAAAAGAGACCCGTTTagttctatccaatcaattcacCGATGAAAATTGTTCAATTGGAAAAACCCTAAAGAAATCCCAAATATCTGAATTGGCTCACTCAAAAAAAGGTGAATTAATTTTGGTCCTAACAGCCCAAGATGTTGCAGTTGAAGGCTTTTGCATGGGTAATTGCGGGTATCACCGGTCGGATCAAGGGAAAAGATCCGTTTTTATATGGGTGGGTAACTCGGCGACTCAATGCCCCGGTCAATGCGCGTGGCCATTTCACCAACCTATTTACGGACCACAATCCGACCCATTGGGTGCACCAAACGGTGACGTGGGCGTGGATGGCATGGTTGTAAATATTGCGAGTCTTTTGGCTGGAGTAGTAACGAACCCGTACTGGGACGGCTACTACCAAGGCCCGGCTGAAGCGCCGTTAGAGGCAGCTTCGGCTTGCGCCGGGTTGTATGGTAAAGGGGCTTATCCGGGTTATGCGGGTGAGCTGCTTGTGGATTCAATAACCGGTGCAAGCTTTAATGCACATGGTACAAACGGAAGGAAGTATCTCTTACCTGGGCTTTTTGATCCAAATAAATCAGCTTGTTCAACTATTGTCtag